The following proteins are co-located in the Gloeocapsa sp. PCC 7428 genome:
- a CDS encoding FMN-dependent NADH-azoreductase, with protein MAHILHLDSSPRGERSHSRRITKEFIEARMQAHPSDVVTYRDIGRNPVPHVDESWIAAAYTPPEQRTPELAQAISLSDRLIDEFLAADFYVIGIPMYNFSVPSTFKAYIDQIVRVGRTFAFEPEDTANPYKPLVLGKKMLIITARGGSGFEPGGRNEKLNHQDPYLTTVFGFIGITNITFIHIENDEFGGTSLARSLAAARTQVAQLVA; from the coding sequence ATGGCACACATTCTACACCTTGATTCTAGTCCTAGAGGAGAACGATCGCACTCACGCCGGATAACAAAAGAATTTATTGAAGCGAGGATGCAGGCGCATCCATCTGATGTTGTTACGTATCGAGATATCGGTCGTAATCCTGTTCCCCATGTGGATGAATCATGGATTGCAGCGGCTTATACACCACCAGAACAACGCACACCCGAACTAGCGCAGGCAATTTCCCTCAGCGATCGCCTGATTGATGAATTCTTAGCGGCTGATTTCTATGTCATCGGCATACCTATGTATAATTTCAGCGTTCCTAGTACTTTCAAGGCTTATATTGACCAGATTGTGCGTGTAGGGCGAACCTTCGCGTTTGAACCAGAAGATACCGCCAACCCTTATAAACCGCTCGTCTTAGGTAAGAAAATGTTAATTATCACCGCGCGGGGTGGTTCTGGCTTTGAACCTGGTGGACGCAATGAGAAGCTGAATCATCAAGACCCTTATTTAACAACAGTCTTTGGGTTTATTGGCATCACCAATATCACATTTATCCATATTGAAAATGACGAATTTGGTGGCACAAGTTTAGCGCGATCGCTCGCGGCTGCTCGTACCCAAGTTGCTCAACTAGTGGCATAA
- a CDS encoding helix-turn-helix domain-containing protein: MKTTVPHQQETTCVPILSSQNQGWENILVEQFQHPAGEGWCHFSDEHAINLSLASRPVSLVQIRESKTYTGLYGKGDISITPAKMPFFARWDRDDRYLQIRVASGFIKRVASEMLESNFDRLELLAEFQTRDPQLEAIAMLLLAELKQENLAGKLYVESLANVLAVHLLRFYSATQPRLATYEGGLSQRQLLQVLEYINEYLSQDIKLADLAKLIGMSQYHFSHSFKRSLGIAPYQYLLQQRVERAKQLLKQTDQSIIDIAFLCGFNSHSHLSKQFRQLTGMTPKAYRAQ; encoded by the coding sequence GTGAAGACAACCGTTCCGCATCAGCAAGAAACAACCTGCGTACCCATTTTGTCGAGTCAAAATCAAGGTTGGGAAAATATTCTGGTTGAGCAATTCCAACATCCTGCGGGTGAGGGATGGTGTCATTTTAGTGATGAACACGCGATTAATTTATCGCTTGCATCGCGTCCTGTCAGCTTGGTGCAAATCCGAGAAAGTAAGACATATACAGGACTATATGGGAAAGGCGACATTTCTATAACGCCTGCAAAGATGCCGTTTTTTGCCCGCTGGGATCGCGACGATCGCTACTTACAAATTCGGGTTGCGTCTGGCTTCATTAAGCGCGTTGCTAGCGAAATGCTTGAAAGCAATTTTGATCGGCTAGAGTTACTCGCTGAATTTCAAACTCGCGATCCGCAGCTTGAGGCGATCGCTATGCTGCTACTTGCTGAACTCAAACAAGAAAATTTAGCTGGCAAGCTTTACGTTGAATCACTAGCCAACGTACTTGCTGTGCATTTACTTAGATTTTACTCTGCTACTCAACCTCGTTTGGCAACTTATGAAGGTGGTTTATCCCAACGTCAACTTCTGCAAGTTTTAGAATACATCAACGAGTATCTCAGTCAAGACATTAAACTTGCAGACTTAGCCAAATTGATAGGGATGAGTCAATATCACTTTAGCCATTCGTTTAAGCGATCGCTAGGGATAGCGCCTTATCAATATCTGCTTCAGCAACGAGTCGAACGCGCAAAGCAGTTGTTGAAACAAACTGACCAATCAATCATAGATATTGCCTTTTTGTGTGGGTTCAACAGCCACAGTCATTTGAGCAAACAGTTTCGGCAACTTACTGGTATGACACCGAAAGCATATCGAGCGCAATAA